The Kwoniella mangroviensis CBS 8507 chromosome 1 map unlocalized Ctg02, whole genome shotgun sequence genome window below encodes:
- a CDS encoding nicotinate-nucleotide diphosphorylase (carboxylating): MSESDLLPGQNLAHLLPPSWKTEVSRWYAEDTPSFDWAGFVVGEEEQEAILWGKSGGVLAGVPFFDEVFKQAECTVEWLLPEGSVIPPNTKTKVAIVRGKARQLLLAERVGLNTLARCSGIASVSRRFRDLARAEGWKGVVAGTRKTTPGFRLVEKYGMMVGGVDPHRHDLSSMVMLKDNHIWATGSITQAIKSVRRVAGFSLLVNVECQNYEEANEAISAGANIVMLDNLLGEELHGAAKRLKEEWKGKREFLIETSGGIVEGGLKARLGPDIDILSTSAVHQSCPHVDFSLKIQPRQKQ; this comes from the exons ATGTCGGAATCAGACCTACTGCCAGGACAGAATCTCGCCCATCTCCTCCCTCCCTCATGGAAAACAGAGGTCAGCAGGTGGTATGCTGAAGATACACCTTCCTTCGATTGGGCTGGGTTCGTAGTAGGCGAGGAAGAGCAGGAGGCTATACTTTGGGGAAAGAGCGGG GGGGTATTGGCCGGTGTACCATTCTTCGATGAAGTGTTCAAACAAGCTGAATGCAC TGTCGAATGGCTGCTACCTGAAGGATCGGTGATCCCACCTAACACAAAGACGAAAGTAGCCATAGTTCGTGGAAAAGCCAGACAGCTGTTGTTAGCTGAGAGAGTGGGCTTGAATACTTTGGCAAGATGTAGTGGAATCGCTAGTGT ATCCCGCCGATTCCGTGATTTGGCAAGAGcagaaggatggaaaggtgtAGTTGCGGGAACGAGAAAGACCACACCTGGATTCAGACTGGTAGAGAAATACGGTATGATGGTTGGTGGTGTTGATCCCCATCGACATGATTTGTCAAGTATGGTTATGCTGAAAGATAATCATATTTGGGCTACTG GTTCAATAACCCAAGCTATCAAATCCGTCCGACGAGTTGCCGGATTCTCCCTTTTGGTCAACGTAGAATGCCAGAACTACGAAGAAGCCAACGAAGCCATCTCGGCAGGAGCGAATATCGTCATGTTGGATAACCTCCTGGGAGAGGAGTTGCACGGCGCAGccaagaggttgaaagaggaatggaAGGGTAAAAGAGAATTTCTGATAGAGACTTCCGGTGGGATTGTGGAAGGTGGATTAAAAGCGAGATTGGGACCTG atatcgatatattATCTACGTCGGCTGTACATCAATCTTGCCCTCATGTTGATTTCTCACTCAAGATTCAACCAAGACAGAAGCAATAG